One window of the Mycobacterium xenopi genome contains the following:
- a CDS encoding phosphatase PAP2 family protein, whose protein sequence is MAELAAPRGEVAAVVAVQSALGDHPGVVSVAKALSHFGEHSIGWLTVSLLGALLQPRRTRAWLLAGAGALAAHAAAVLIKRLVRRPRPNHPAVAVKVRTPSRLSFPSAHATSTTAAAILLGRATGMPLTAVLVPPMALSRILLGVHYPSDVAIGVAVGATVAAIAARVGGRPGLDRGLSE, encoded by the coding sequence ATGGCTGAGCTCGCCGCGCCGCGCGGCGAAGTGGCGGCGGTGGTGGCGGTTCAGTCGGCGCTGGGCGACCATCCCGGTGTCGTGTCCGTGGCCAAAGCGCTGTCACATTTCGGTGAGCACAGCATCGGTTGGCTGACGGTATCGCTGCTCGGCGCGCTGCTGCAGCCGCGGCGGACCCGGGCGTGGTTGCTGGCCGGCGCCGGCGCGTTAGCCGCGCACGCGGCCGCGGTGCTGATCAAGCGGCTGGTGCGGCGACCGCGGCCGAACCATCCGGCGGTTGCGGTGAAGGTCCGCACACCCAGCCGGTTGAGCTTCCCGTCGGCGCACGCCACCTCCACCACTGCGGCGGCCATCCTGCTGGGCCGAGCCACTGGGATGCCGCTGACCGCGGTGTTGGTGCCGCCGATGGCGTTGTCGCGGATACTTCTGGGAGTGCACTACCCCAGCGATGTGGCCATCGGCGTTGCCGTGGGCGCCACGGTCGCGGCGATCGCCGCGCGGGTAGGCGGGCGGCCCGGCCTCGACCGCGGGTTGAGCGAATGA
- a CDS encoding glycosyltransferase — protein MSETAVSLLARIILPRPGEPLDVRKLYLQESTTNARRAHALSRTTLQIGADSEVSFATYFNAFPASYWRRWTICKSVVLRAELTGVGRVDVYRTKATGARIFVDGRTFDGGPDQPATLEFLVGLDPFEDGGWIWFDITTETDVTLHSAGWYATEPAPGVANIAVGIPTFNRPGDCVNALQALTSDPLVDKVIGAVIVPDQGTAKVRDHPDFAKAAAPLGNRLSIHDQPNLGGSGGYSRVMYEALKNTDCQQILFMDDDIRIEPDSILRVLAMHRFAKSPMLVGGQMLNLQEPSHLHIMGEVVDRSNFMWTAAPYAEYDHDFAAYPLSDNNPRSNLLHRRIDVDYNGWWTCMIPRQVAEELGQPLPLFIKWDDADYGLRAAEHGYPTATLPGAAIWHMAWSDKDDAIDWQAYFHLRNRLVVAAMHWDDNVVGLLRSHLRATLKHLACLEYSTVAIQNKAIDDFLAGPEHIFSILETALPEVHRIRKAYPDAIVLPTASELPAPSQKTTPMKPPVHPLAIGYRLARGMLHNLTKADPAHHQRPQLNVATQDARWFRLCTLDGATVTTADGRGVVFRQRDRATMFTLLWQSLRRLATLTRRFDEMRRVYRDALPVLSSKQKWETVLLSATDKAPAHG, from the coding sequence ATGAGTGAGACCGCCGTGAGCCTGCTGGCCCGGATCATCCTGCCGCGCCCGGGCGAACCGCTCGACGTGCGCAAGCTTTACCTGCAGGAGTCGACGACCAATGCGCGGCGCGCACACGCGCTTAGCCGCACGACATTGCAGATCGGTGCGGACTCGGAGGTGTCGTTCGCCACCTACTTCAACGCGTTTCCGGCCAGCTACTGGCGGCGATGGACCATCTGCAAGTCGGTGGTGCTGCGCGCGGAGCTGACCGGCGTGGGGCGCGTCGACGTCTACCGCACCAAGGCCACCGGTGCGCGGATCTTCGTCGACGGCCGCACCTTCGACGGCGGCCCTGACCAACCCGCGACACTCGAATTTCTAGTGGGGCTGGACCCTTTCGAAGACGGCGGCTGGATCTGGTTCGACATCACCACCGAAACCGACGTCACCTTGCACAGCGCCGGGTGGTACGCCACCGAGCCGGCCCCGGGTGTGGCCAACATCGCGGTGGGAATCCCCACCTTCAACCGGCCCGGCGACTGCGTCAACGCATTACAGGCTTTGACGTCAGATCCTTTGGTGGACAAGGTGATCGGCGCGGTCATCGTGCCCGACCAGGGCACCGCCAAGGTGCGCGACCACCCGGACTTCGCCAAGGCTGCGGCTCCGCTGGGCAACCGGCTGTCCATCCACGACCAACCCAATCTCGGCGGTTCCGGCGGCTACAGCCGGGTGATGTACGAAGCGCTGAAAAACACCGACTGCCAGCAGATCCTGTTCATGGACGACGACATCCGGATCGAACCGGACTCGATTCTGCGGGTGCTGGCGATGCATCGCTTCGCCAAGTCCCCGATGCTGGTGGGCGGGCAGATGCTCAACCTGCAGGAGCCGTCGCACCTGCACATCATGGGCGAGGTGGTGGACCGGTCGAACTTCATGTGGACCGCCGCGCCCTACGCCGAATACGACCACGACTTCGCCGCATACCCGTTGAGCGACAACAATCCTCGCAGCAACCTGCTGCACCGGCGCATCGACGTGGACTACAACGGCTGGTGGACGTGCATGATCCCGCGCCAGGTCGCCGAGGAACTGGGGCAGCCGCTGCCGCTGTTCATCAAATGGGACGACGCCGACTACGGGTTGCGCGCCGCCGAGCATGGTTATCCGACCGCCACCCTGCCCGGCGCCGCAATCTGGCACATGGCCTGGAGCGACAAGGACGACGCCATCGACTGGCAGGCCTATTTCCATCTGCGCAACCGGTTGGTGGTGGCGGCCATGCACTGGGACGACAACGTCGTCGGCCTGCTGCGCAGCCACCTGAGGGCAACGCTGAAACACCTTGCCTGCCTTGAATATTCGACGGTGGCAATCCAGAACAAGGCAATCGACGACTTTCTGGCCGGTCCCGAGCACATCTTCTCGATCCTGGAAACGGCGTTGCCGGAGGTGCACCGGATCCGCAAGGCCTACCCTGATGCGATCGTGCTGCCCACGGCCAGCGAACTGCCCGCGCCGTCGCAGAAGACCACGCCGATGAAACCGCCCGTGCATCCGCTGGCCATCGGCTATCGGCTGGCCCGGGGCATGCTGCACAACCTGACCAAGGCCGACCCGGCGCACCACCAGCGCCCACAGCTCAACGTGGCCACCCAGGACGCCCGGTGGTTTCGGCTGTGCACCCTCGACGGTGCGACGGTGACGACGGCCGACGGCCGCGGTGTGGTGTTCCGCCAGCGCGACCGGGCCACGATGTTCACGCTGCTGTGGCAGTCGCTGCGCCGCCTGGCCACGCTGACACGCCGCTTCGACGAGATGCGCCGGGTATACCGCGACGCCCTGCCGGTGCTGTCCAGCAAGCAGAAGTGGGAAACGGTGCTGCTGTCAGCGACGGACAAAGCGCCGGCGCATGGCTGA
- a CDS encoding exported repetitive protein Erp, with amino-acid sequence MPNRRRRKLSTAMSAVAALAVASPFAYTAVSGLTADATPAPQHREFVRAAVMTDLPNELMSALSQGLSQFGINLPPVPSLGATGTTPATTPGLTTPGLTSPGLTNPGLTTPGTTTPGLTTPGLTTPGTTTPGLTTPGATTPGATTPSAGPGLTDPSLTDPSLTNPALTTPGGTTPGLTNPAGATPATPGLTPGTGLTNPAGLSPAGLTPGPAGLTPGTAGLTPGTGLDPSLTSPGLTSPGEVPITTPVGLDPGAGGTYPILGDPSLGAAPATTSGGSGGIISDVMNTANQLGASQAIDLIKGMVLPSIMQAVHGAAAPAAAAPAPAPTT; translated from the coding sequence GTGCCGAACCGACGTCGACGCAAGCTCTCAACAGCCATGAGCGCAGTCGCCGCCCTGGCAGTCGCGAGTCCGTTTGCTTATACCGCTGTTTCCGGATTGACGGCCGACGCCACGCCCGCACCGCAGCACCGGGAATTCGTCCGGGCCGCGGTGATGACCGACCTGCCCAACGAGTTGATGTCGGCGCTGTCGCAGGGGTTGTCGCAATTCGGGATCAACCTGCCGCCGGTGCCGAGCCTCGGCGCGACCGGCACAACGCCGGCCACCACGCCCGGGCTCACCACGCCGGGGCTCACCAGTCCAGGCCTGACAAACCCGGGCCTGACCACCCCCGGCACCACCACGCCCGGCCTGACCACACCTGGGCTCACCACGCCCGGCACCACCACGCCTGGCCTGACCACACCTGGCGCTACCACGCCCGGTGCGACGACCCCGTCGGCGGGGCCGGGCCTGACCGATCCCAGCCTGACCGATCCCAGCCTGACCAACCCCGCACTCACCACACCCGGCGGGACGACACCCGGTCTGACCAACCCGGCGGGGGCCACGCCGGCAACGCCTGGGCTCACTCCGGGGACGGGGCTGACCAACCCGGCGGGGCTGAGCCCAGCGGGGCTGACACCGGGCCCAGCGGGGCTGACACCGGGCACGGCGGGGCTGACGCCGGGGACCGGCCTCGACCCGTCGCTGACCAGCCCGGGGTTGACCAGCCCGGGCGAGGTGCCGATCACCACGCCCGTGGGATTGGACCCGGGTGCCGGGGGCACGTATCCGATCCTGGGCGACCCGTCACTGGGCGCTGCGCCGGCGACCACTAGCGGCGGCAGCGGCGGAATCATCAGCGATGTGATGAACACCGCCAACCAGCTGGGCGCCAGTCAGGCCATCGACCTGATCAAGGGGATGGTGTTGCCCTCGATCATGCAGGCCGTGCACGGTGCGGCGGCGCCGGCCGCGGCCGCACCGGCGCCAGCCCCGACAACCTAA
- the glf gene encoding UDP-galactopyranose mutase: MTPCYDLFVVGSGFFGLTIAERVATQLGKRVLVVEKRPHIGGNAYSEPEPQTGIEVHKYGAHLFHTSNKRVWDYVRQFTDFTGYQHRVFAMHNGQAYQFPMGLGLVCQFFGKYYSPDEARRLIKEQAAEIKPEEAQNLEEKAISLIGRPLYEAFVKGYTAKQWQTDPKELPASNITRLPVRYTFDNRYFNDTYEGLPVDGYTAWLKNMAADERIEVRLNTDWFDVRDELRAASPDAPVVYTGPLDRYFDYAEGRLGWRTLDFEVEVLDTGDFQGTAVMNYNDLDVPYTRIHEFRHFHPERNYPTDKTVIMREYSRFAGNDDEPYYPINTEADRALLAAYRARAKAETASSKVLFGGRLGTYQYLDMHMAIASALNMFDNVLAPHLRDGKALVENNDKESIRG; encoded by the coding sequence ATGACCCCGTGCTATGACCTCTTTGTCGTCGGCTCCGGATTTTTCGGGCTGACGATTGCCGAGCGCGTCGCGACCCAGCTGGGCAAGCGGGTGTTGGTCGTCGAAAAACGCCCACACATCGGCGGCAACGCCTACTCGGAGCCCGAGCCGCAGACCGGCATCGAAGTTCACAAGTACGGCGCACACCTATTTCACACCTCCAACAAGCGGGTCTGGGACTACGTGCGCCAGTTCACCGATTTCACCGGCTACCAGCACCGGGTGTTCGCCATGCACAACGGGCAGGCCTACCAGTTCCCGATGGGCCTGGGCCTGGTGTGCCAGTTCTTCGGCAAGTACTACAGCCCCGACGAGGCGCGCCGGCTCATCAAGGAGCAGGCCGCCGAGATCAAACCCGAAGAAGCGCAAAACCTCGAGGAGAAGGCGATCTCGCTAATCGGCCGCCCGCTTTACGAGGCGTTCGTCAAGGGTTACACCGCCAAGCAGTGGCAGACCGACCCCAAGGAGCTGCCGGCGTCCAACATCACCCGGCTGCCTGTGCGCTACACCTTCGACAACCGCTACTTCAACGACACCTACGAAGGGCTGCCGGTCGACGGCTACACCGCGTGGCTGAAAAACATGGCCGCCGACGAGCGCATCGAAGTCCGTCTCAACACCGACTGGTTCGACGTGCGCGACGAGCTGCGCGCCGCCAGCCCGGACGCACCGGTAGTCTACACCGGCCCGCTGGACCGCTACTTCGACTACGCCGAAGGCCGGTTAGGGTGGCGCACCTTGGATTTCGAGGTTGAAGTGCTCGACACCGGTGACTTTCAAGGCACCGCGGTGATGAACTACAACGACCTGGACGTGCCCTACACCCGCATTCACGAATTCCGCCACTTCCACCCCGAGCGCAACTACCCGACCGACAAGACGGTGATCATGCGGGAGTACTCCCGCTTCGCCGGCAACGACGACGAGCCCTACTATCCGATCAACACCGAAGCGGACCGAGCGCTGCTGGCGGCGTACCGGGCCCGGGCCAAGGCCGAGACCGCGTCGTCGAAAGTGCTGTTCGGCGGCCGGTTGGGCACCTATCAATACCTGGACATGCACATGGCCATCGCCAGCGCGCTCAACATGTTCGACAACGTCCTGGCGCCGCATTTGCGCGACGGCAAGGCTCTCGTGGAAAACAACGACAAAGAAAGCATCCGCGGATGA